One region of Flavobacterium sp. GSB-24 genomic DNA includes:
- a CDS encoding DUF3606 domain-containing protein → MEDNANIGKVDDAHIDISEPQEIQYWSEKLNVPEEVLKNAVRAAGTSVDDFTKHLTQNI, encoded by the coding sequence ATGGAAGATAATGCAAACATAGGAAAAGTGGATGATGCTCATATCGATATTTCAGAACCGCAAGAAATTCAATATTGGTCCGAAAAATTAAATGTGCCTGAAGAGGTTTTGAAAAATGCTGTCAGAGCCGCTGGAACCAGTGTAGATGATTTTACTAAACATCTCACACAAAACATCTGA